GAATCGGTGGAACTCCCATCTCCTTAGACAAAGGACTATCTACAACGAAGAGCGCATCTTCAGCGACAGCAGGGATCACTATCTCATCGACAATAGCCTGTTCAACCTGCTGTTCTTCCTCGGTTTGAACATCAGTTTTCGCATGTAGGTGTGCACGCAGTGCAAACACGCTCTTGCGTAGTGGTTGTACATGTTCTTTTTGTGGTAATTCGATATCCTCACCAGATGCAGTCACTTCTTTTGCCGCATCATCGATCTGTTTCTTTAAAGACCGTGAATCTTGTGAAGAACTTTGCGAAGTAGGTTCCACAATTTCACTAGCTACGCCCGCTTGCTCTCTTGCTCGTCCAAAAACAACTCTGCGCTTTCCAGTACTAGAATCACCTTCTTCTATTGCACGCTCTTGTTTGGGGGAATGGTCTGAATCAGATGTACCTTGTTTATCATTTTCGCTATGTCCCATGCTGGTTTGGGCTATATTCTGTTCTTTTTTTTTCGAATGAAACACTTCATTTCCCCCCTTTACGCAAGTAATTGTCGCATCTTACATGCAATCGTGCAAGGTCATTTGGACTAACGCTTGCAGTTTGTGCATAGGTTCAAGTGTCAGGCCTGTCTTACTGACTCTATATTTCTTCATGCAGTACTATGCACCCTGCT
The genomic region above belongs to Sulfoacidibacillus ferrooxidans and contains:
- a CDS encoding post-transcriptional regulator encodes the protein MFHSKKKEQNIAQTSMGHSENDKQGTSDSDHSPKQERAIEEGDSSTGKRRVVFGRAREQAGVASEIVEPTSQSSSQDSRSLKKQIDDAAKEVTASGEDIELPQKEHVQPLRKSVFALRAHLHAKTDVQTEEEQQVEQAIVDEIVIPAVAEDALFVVDSPLSKEMGVPPIQRTLIHPIEEEVHRMVEQLKRQASYSEAEPEDEPYNPYEHEPDEELLFLLASKVEEFHWLEYRQVTITDLWYYFCNMGKKRPQSLHDLVNAVMCLQPQAYMNFSLKSTYRAQSLDQMDLEGLI